In Achromobacter spanius, the following proteins share a genomic window:
- a CDS encoding ABC transporter substrate-binding protein, producing the protein MRNPHPLAPVLGAFVLALAFIAPTAAAAPSSAPTCEVDRPVRFSGLNWESNLVLAGIERYVLEHGYGCKTSVEIGETLPMLAALQRGDVDVTPEVWPGQIEGAWKKALASGKVLGVGHVYDAGEGWYIPRYTAERHPDLKSASDLTRFKEVFIDPEDPGRGRIYGCPAGWACGTLNDNLLRALKLDKDYSLFAPGSGAAQKAAIVSAYKRKRDIVFYYWTPTSLVGALDLVKLELPAFDQAAYSCMTDPKCANPVATEFKPNPVVTGVNAAFAKQAPKITEFLTKLTVPDDAIDATLGWLENEGKEPEDAARYFLKQYGPVWRQWMPADVADRVQAALQKE; encoded by the coding sequence ATGCGCAACCCGCATCCGCTCGCCCCCGTTCTTGGCGCATTCGTGCTGGCCTTGGCGTTCATCGCCCCCACCGCCGCCGCCGCCCCCTCCTCTGCCCCCACTTGCGAAGTCGACCGCCCAGTCCGCTTCAGCGGCCTGAACTGGGAGTCCAACCTGGTGCTGGCCGGCATTGAACGCTACGTGCTGGAACACGGCTACGGCTGCAAGACCAGCGTTGAAATCGGTGAAACGCTGCCGATGCTGGCTGCGTTGCAACGCGGCGACGTGGACGTGACGCCGGAAGTCTGGCCCGGCCAGATCGAGGGCGCCTGGAAGAAGGCGCTGGCCAGCGGCAAAGTGCTGGGCGTGGGCCACGTGTACGACGCCGGCGAAGGCTGGTATATCCCGCGCTACACGGCCGAACGCCATCCCGACTTGAAGTCCGCCTCTGACCTGACACGCTTCAAAGAGGTATTCATCGACCCCGAAGACCCGGGGCGCGGACGCATCTACGGCTGCCCCGCCGGCTGGGCCTGCGGCACGCTGAACGACAACCTGCTGCGCGCGCTGAAGCTGGACAAGGACTATTCGCTGTTCGCGCCCGGCTCGGGCGCCGCGCAGAAGGCCGCCATCGTGTCGGCCTACAAGCGCAAGCGCGACATCGTCTTCTACTACTGGACGCCCACCTCGCTGGTCGGCGCGCTGGACCTGGTAAAGCTGGAACTGCCCGCCTTCGACCAGGCCGCCTACAGCTGCATGACCGACCCCAAGTGCGCCAACCCCGTCGCCACGGAATTCAAGCCCAACCCCGTGGTCACCGGCGTCAATGCGGCGTTTGCCAAGCAAGCGCCAAAGATCACCGAATTTCTTACCAAGCTGACGGTGCCCGACGATGCTATCGACGCCACGCTGGGCTGGCTGGAAAACGAAGGCAAGGAACCCGAGGACGCCGCGCGCTATTTCCTGAAGCAGTACGGCCCTGTCTGGCGGCAATGGATGCCCGCGGATGTTGCCGACCGCGTGCAGGCGGCGCTGCAAAAGGAGTAG
- a CDS encoding branched-chain amino acid aminotransferase codes for MDALFWHDGHWTTENPKLLGPADHAFWMASMVFDGARAFRGLTPDLDLHCQRVVRSAEKMLMKPQIGWEAIQKLCLEAVSKFPAGTELYIKPMFYCADGFLLPDADKTQFVLHVFKVPMPGELGFSACFSSYARSWPNMAPTDAKASCLYPNGQRAIREAAEKGFDNAIMLDGAGNIAEFATSNLWIAKNGVVSTPVDNGTFLNGITRRRVLALLQADGVEVQERSLTRADIEDADEVFSSGNYGKVVHVNRVEDRALEYGPVARRAHKLYMDYAESTGRKQA; via the coding sequence ATGGACGCCCTGTTTTGGCACGACGGTCACTGGACCACTGAAAACCCCAAATTGCTCGGCCCGGCCGACCACGCCTTCTGGATGGCCAGCATGGTTTTTGACGGTGCGCGTGCCTTTCGCGGCCTCACGCCCGACCTGGACCTGCACTGCCAGCGTGTCGTGCGTTCGGCCGAAAAAATGCTGATGAAGCCGCAGATCGGTTGGGAAGCCATCCAGAAGCTGTGCCTGGAAGCCGTATCCAAATTCCCCGCCGGCACCGAGCTCTACATCAAGCCGATGTTCTATTGCGCCGACGGCTTCCTGCTGCCGGATGCCGACAAGACCCAGTTCGTATTGCACGTGTTCAAGGTGCCGATGCCGGGCGAGCTTGGCTTTTCGGCCTGCTTTTCCAGCTATGCCCGTTCGTGGCCGAACATGGCGCCCACCGACGCCAAGGCCTCGTGCCTGTATCCCAACGGCCAACGCGCCATCCGCGAAGCCGCCGAGAAGGGTTTCGACAACGCCATCATGCTGGACGGCGCGGGCAATATTGCCGAGTTCGCCACCAGCAACCTGTGGATCGCCAAGAACGGCGTGGTTTCCACGCCCGTGGACAACGGCACTTTCCTGAACGGCATCACGCGCCGCCGTGTGCTGGCCCTGCTGCAAGCCGATGGCGTCGAGGTGCAGGAACGCAGCCTGACCCGCGCCGACATCGAAGACGCAGACGAAGTGTTCTCGTCCGGCAACTACGGCAAGGTGGTCCACGTGAACCGCGTGGAAGATCGCGCGCTGGAGTACGGCCCTGTCGCACGCCGCGCGCACAAGCTGTACATGGACTACGCGGAAAGCACCGGCCGCAAGCAAGCATAG
- a CDS encoding ABC transporter ATP-binding protein has protein sequence MSATQSPVLEVSNLSARYGKVGALVGASLTVPAGSIVTVIGANGAGKSTMLNAMMGSLPQTGHAAGSVQYAGTDVSGWQVERRVAAGMSLVPERRELFGTMSVEDNLLLGGFRRYRAREAGWRDTLNEVFDLFPRLRERRGQQAGTLSGGERQMLAVGRALMAKPTLLMLDEPSLGLAPRIVREIFHIIARLRETGVAILLVEQNARAALQVADYGYVLETGEVILHGPARELAGDPKVIESYLGLGKGADKD, from the coding sequence ATGAGCGCAACGCAATCGCCCGTGCTGGAAGTCAGCAACCTGTCGGCGCGTTACGGCAAGGTTGGCGCGCTGGTCGGCGCGTCGTTGACCGTGCCGGCCGGCAGCATCGTTACCGTGATCGGCGCCAACGGCGCCGGCAAATCCACCATGCTGAACGCAATGATGGGTTCCCTGCCGCAAACCGGCCATGCAGCCGGCAGCGTGCAATACGCGGGCACCGACGTGTCCGGCTGGCAGGTCGAGCGCCGCGTGGCGGCCGGCATGTCGCTGGTGCCCGAGCGCCGCGAATTGTTCGGCACCATGTCCGTCGAAGACAACCTGCTGTTGGGCGGCTTTCGCCGCTACCGCGCCCGCGAGGCCGGCTGGCGCGACACGCTCAATGAAGTGTTCGATCTGTTTCCGCGCCTGCGCGAGCGCCGTGGGCAACAAGCCGGCACCTTGTCGGGCGGCGAACGCCAGATGCTGGCCGTGGGCCGTGCGCTGATGGCCAAGCCCACCTTGCTGATGCTGGACGAACCCAGTCTTGGCCTGGCGCCGCGCATCGTGCGCGAGATCTTCCACATCATTGCGCGCCTGCGCGAAACCGGCGTGGCAATCTTGCTGGTCGAGCAAAACGCCCGCGCTGCGCTGCAAGTGGCGGACTACGGCTATGTGCTGGAAACCGGTGAAGTCATCCTGCATGGCCCGGCACGCGAACTGGCCGGCGACCCGAAGGTGATCGAAAGCTATCTGGGCTTGGGCAAGGGCGCCGACAAGGACTGA
- a CDS encoding ABC transporter permease subunit → MNRILLAVFIVVLAGLPLLPVTPEFWVTQLNYIGLASLIVLGLVLLTGVGGLTSFGQAAFVGLGAYTTAFLTTQYDVSPWLALPVGLVLTAVVAYLLGAITLRLSGHYLPLGTIAWGLSLYFLFGNIDWLGKHDGIAGIEPISIFGLSLASGRNIYYLIWVFVLLALWATRNLLNSRPGRAIRALKSGAGMAESMGVNTAAYKVVIFVWAALLACISGWLYAHMQRAVSPSPFGVNYGIEYLFMAVVGGAGYVWGALLGSGVILVLKDQLQNWLPKLLDTNANFEMIVFGVLLILMLQYARNGLWPILAGWWGSITGADGSRRNLAPPAAAPALPTRARPQAGQVVLEVDAIRKEFGGLVAVNDITFKVSSGEIMGLIGPNGAGKSTTFNLISGVLPVTRGKVTFMGQRIDNRSAREIAKLGVGRTFQHVQLLPGMSVLENVALGAHLRSDVGVLAGALHSDRAREAQLLHEAAEQIKRVGLGEYLYEQAGNLALGQQRILEIARALASDPVLLLLDEPAAGLRYKEKQDLARVLEQLRSEGMSILLVEHDMDFVMRLTNHLVVMDFGTKLAEGVPADVQKNPAVLEAYLGGIDDDLPEADQAKPVSAGGVQ, encoded by the coding sequence ATGAATCGCATTCTGCTTGCTGTATTCATCGTCGTCCTGGCGGGCCTGCCGTTGCTGCCGGTCACGCCCGAATTCTGGGTGACGCAACTCAACTACATCGGTCTGGCCAGCCTGATCGTGCTGGGCCTGGTGCTGCTGACCGGCGTGGGCGGCCTGACGTCGTTTGGCCAGGCCGCGTTCGTGGGTCTGGGCGCTTACACCACGGCGTTCCTGACCACGCAGTACGACGTGTCGCCCTGGCTGGCGCTGCCGGTCGGTCTGGTCTTGACTGCCGTCGTTGCCTACCTGCTGGGCGCGATCACCCTGCGCCTGTCCGGCCACTACCTGCCATTGGGCACCATTGCGTGGGGCCTGTCGCTGTACTTCCTGTTCGGCAATATCGATTGGCTGGGCAAGCACGACGGCATTGCCGGCATTGAACCCATCAGCATCTTCGGCCTGTCCCTGGCCAGCGGCCGCAACATTTATTACCTGATCTGGGTATTCGTGTTGTTGGCGTTGTGGGCCACCCGCAACCTGCTCAATTCGCGTCCGGGCCGCGCCATCCGTGCCTTGAAGAGCGGCGCGGGCATGGCGGAATCCATGGGCGTGAACACCGCTGCCTACAAGGTCGTGATCTTCGTCTGGGCGGCCTTGCTGGCTTGCATTTCGGGCTGGCTCTACGCGCACATGCAGCGCGCCGTCAGCCCCAGCCCGTTTGGCGTCAACTACGGCATCGAGTACTTGTTCATGGCGGTAGTGGGTGGTGCGGGCTACGTCTGGGGCGCCTTGCTGGGCTCCGGCGTCATCCTGGTGCTGAAAGACCAGTTGCAGAATTGGCTGCCCAAGCTGCTGGACACCAACGCCAACTTCGAGATGATCGTCTTCGGCGTGCTGCTCATCCTGATGCTGCAATACGCACGCAATGGCCTGTGGCCCATCCTGGCGGGCTGGTGGGGAAGCATTACCGGCGCCGACGGTTCACGCCGCAACCTTGCGCCGCCCGCTGCCGCGCCCGCTTTGCCGACGCGCGCGCGTCCCCAAGCGGGCCAGGTGGTGTTGGAAGTGGACGCCATCCGCAAGGAATTCGGCGGACTGGTCGCCGTCAACGACATCACGTTCAAGGTCAGCTCGGGCGAAATCATGGGCCTGATCGGTCCCAACGGCGCGGGCAAGAGCACGACGTTCAACCTGATCAGCGGCGTGTTGCCGGTGACGCGCGGCAAGGTCACGTTCATGGGCCAGCGCATCGACAACCGCTCGGCGCGCGAGATCGCCAAGCTGGGTGTCGGCCGCACGTTCCAACACGTGCAGTTGCTGCCGGGCATGAGCGTGCTGGAAAACGTGGCGTTGGGCGCGCACTTGCGTTCCGACGTGGGCGTGCTGGCGGGGGCCTTGCATTCGGATCGCGCCCGTGAAGCGCAACTGCTGCATGAGGCCGCCGAGCAGATCAAGCGCGTGGGCCTGGGCGAATACCTGTACGAACAGGCGGGCAACCTGGCGCTGGGCCAGCAACGCATCCTGGAAATCGCGCGCGCCCTGGCGTCCGATCCGGTGCTGCTGCTGCTGGACGAGCCGGCCGCCGGCCTGCGCTACAAAGAAAAGCAAGACCTGGCACGCGTGCTGGAGCAACTGCGCTCGGAAGGCATGAGCATTTTGCTGGTCGAACACGATATGGATTTTGTCATGCGCCTGACCAACCACCTGGTGGTGATGGACTTCGGCACCAAGCTGGCCGAAGGCGTGCCGGCCGACGTGCAAAAGAACCCGGCGGTGCTGGAAGCCTATTTGGGCGGCATCGACGACGACCTGCCCGAAGCGGATCAGGCCAAGCCCGTGTCCGCAGGAGGTGTGCAATGA
- a CDS encoding branched-chain amino acid ABC transporter permease, which translates to MDSSIALILLQDGVVNGAIYALLGMALVLVFAVTRVIFIPQGEFVAFGALTLAMLVDGKMPGTAYLLPLLGALCLAMELVRALRTRNFAGLPKTFVISVVLPLALFWLTKTYTAPDNSLWLNMLLTLLLVIPMGPMVYRIVYQPLAEATVLVLLIVSVAVHFALTGLALVFFGAEGWRTPPFVSGQVDLGFMTWSAQSLFVVATCGLLITALWLFFGKTLYGRALRATAVNRRGARLVGISTTMSGSLTFTLATAIGAMSGMLIAPITTVYYDTGFLIGLKGFVGAIIGGLASYPVAAAGSLLVGVLESFSSFWASAYKEVIVFTLIIPVLVWRSFSTHHVDEEE; encoded by the coding sequence ATGGATTCCTCAATTGCGCTGATCCTGCTGCAAGACGGTGTCGTCAACGGCGCTATCTATGCCCTCCTGGGCATGGCTCTGGTGCTGGTTTTCGCCGTCACGCGCGTCATTTTCATTCCCCAGGGTGAGTTCGTGGCGTTCGGCGCCCTGACCCTGGCCATGCTGGTCGACGGCAAAATGCCGGGCACGGCCTACCTGCTGCCACTGCTGGGCGCCTTGTGCCTGGCGATGGAGCTGGTGCGCGCGCTGCGTACCCGCAACTTCGCCGGCCTGCCCAAGACCTTCGTCATCAGCGTCGTCCTGCCCTTGGCGCTGTTCTGGCTGACCAAGACCTACACCGCGCCCGACAACTCGTTGTGGCTGAACATGCTGTTGACGCTGTTGCTGGTGATCCCGATGGGGCCGATGGTCTATCGCATCGTCTATCAACCCCTGGCCGAAGCCACGGTGCTGGTGCTGCTGATCGTCTCGGTCGCGGTGCACTTTGCGCTGACCGGCCTGGCGCTGGTGTTCTTCGGCGCGGAAGGCTGGCGCACGCCGCCGTTCGTCAGCGGGCAAGTCGACCTGGGCTTCATGACCTGGTCCGCGCAAAGCCTGTTCGTGGTGGCTACCTGCGGGCTGCTCATCACCGCGCTGTGGCTGTTCTTCGGCAAGACCTTGTATGGCCGCGCGCTGCGCGCCACCGCCGTCAACCGTCGCGGCGCGCGCCTGGTGGGCATCAGCACCACCATGTCCGGCAGCCTGACGTTCACGCTGGCGACCGCCATTGGCGCCATGTCCGGCATGTTGATCGCGCCCATCACGACCGTGTATTACGACACCGGTTTCCTGATTGGCCTGAAGGGCTTCGTGGGCGCCATCATCGGCGGCCTGGCGAGCTACCCCGTGGCCGCCGCCGGCTCGCTGTTGGTGGGTGTGCTGGAATCCTTCTCGTCCTTCTGGGCCAGCGCCTATAAGGAAGTGATCGTCTTTACCTTGATTATCCCGGTTCTGGTCTGGCGTTCGTTCAGCACCCATCACGTGGACGAAGAGGAATAA
- a CDS encoding ABC transporter substrate-binding protein produces MRKHFGLSAAAAAFALAVPLLASAQIKVGVTVSSTGPAASLGIPERNTVALLPKEVAGQKIEWIVLDDATDTTQAVKNSRKLATDDKVDVLIGTSVTPGSLAMVDVAAEAKVPMISVAASAKIVEPVDDKRRWVFKTPQNDALMAGALADAMAKSKVKTLGFIGFADAYGDGWLDVMQKAAKAKGIEIVAIEKYSRTDTSVTGQVLKLVGAKPDAILIAGAGTPSALPQKELKARNYGGTIYQTHGAANNDVLRVCGKDCNGMYLPAGPLLVAAQLPDSNPVKKSALAYVETYEKANGANSTNTFGGHMWDAGQLVVAAVPVALKTGAKPGTPEFRAAMRDALEGVKNLAASQGVFNMSPTDHAGFDERSRVIVKVENGKWVYQPDL; encoded by the coding sequence ATGCGCAAGCACTTCGGCTTGTCCGCGGCGGCTGCCGCTTTCGCCTTGGCCGTGCCGCTCCTGGCGAGCGCGCAGATCAAGGTAGGCGTAACGGTGTCCAGCACCGGTCCGGCCGCCTCGCTGGGTATCCCCGAACGCAACACCGTGGCGCTGCTGCCCAAGGAAGTGGCAGGCCAGAAGATCGAATGGATCGTCCTGGACGACGCCACCGATACCACCCAAGCCGTCAAGAACTCGCGCAAGCTGGCCACCGACGACAAGGTCGATGTGCTGATCGGCACGTCCGTGACGCCGGGCTCGCTGGCCATGGTCGACGTGGCCGCCGAAGCCAAGGTGCCGATGATCAGCGTGGCCGCCAGTGCCAAGATCGTCGAACCCGTGGACGACAAGCGCCGCTGGGTCTTCAAGACCCCGCAGAACGACGCGCTGATGGCCGGCGCCCTGGCTGACGCCATGGCCAAGTCCAAGGTCAAGACCCTGGGCTTCATCGGCTTTGCCGACGCCTACGGCGACGGCTGGCTGGACGTGATGCAAAAGGCCGCCAAGGCCAAGGGCATTGAAATCGTCGCCATCGAAAAATACAGCCGCACCGACACCAGCGTGACGGGCCAGGTGCTCAAGCTGGTCGGCGCAAAGCCGGACGCCATCCTGATCGCCGGCGCCGGCACCCCGTCGGCGCTGCCGCAAAAGGAATTGAAGGCCCGCAACTACGGCGGCACCATCTACCAAACGCACGGCGCCGCCAACAACGACGTGCTGCGCGTCTGCGGCAAGGACTGCAACGGCATGTACCTGCCGGCTGGTCCGCTGCTGGTCGCCGCCCAATTGCCTGATTCGAACCCGGTCAAGAAGTCGGCCCTGGCTTACGTCGAGACCTACGAAAAGGCCAACGGCGCCAACTCCACCAACACGTTCGGCGGCCACATGTGGGATGCCGGCCAATTGGTCGTGGCCGCGGTGCCGGTCGCGCTGAAGACGGGCGCCAAGCCCGGCACGCCGGAATTCCGCGCCGCCATGCGCGACGCGCTGGAAGGCGTGAAGAATCTGGCTGCGTCGCAGGGCGTGTTCAATATGTCGCCCACCGACCACGCCGGCTTCGACGAACGTTCGCGCGTCATCGTCAAGGTCGAAAACGGCAAGTGGGTCTATCAGCCCGACCTGTAA
- a CDS encoding biotin transporter BioY: MKSHNTVLIALFAALIVVLSLIPPIPLPGIPVPITLQTLGAMLAGAMLGPVRGALACLLYLGLAAIGLPVLPGGRGGLGAFLGPTGGFLVGLVVGALVTGWLARMLAARATQDWAKLGGYVVACVVGGILVVYAFGVPWLASVTKMGLPKAAVAVAVFLPGDLIKAVIAAWVASRVERVWPMLGR, encoded by the coding sequence ATGAAATCCCACAACACCGTGCTGATCGCGCTGTTCGCGGCGCTGATCGTCGTCCTGAGCCTGATTCCGCCCATCCCCTTGCCGGGCATTCCGGTGCCGATCACCTTGCAGACGCTGGGAGCCATGCTGGCCGGCGCCATGCTGGGCCCGGTGCGTGGGGCGCTGGCTTGCCTGCTCTATCTGGGTCTGGCGGCAATCGGGCTGCCGGTGCTGCCTGGTGGGCGCGGTGGCCTGGGCGCGTTCCTGGGGCCGACGGGCGGTTTCCTGGTGGGCCTGGTGGTGGGCGCGTTGGTGACTGGCTGGCTGGCGCGCATGCTGGCGGCGCGCGCAACCCAGGACTGGGCAAAGCTGGGCGGCTATGTGGTCGCCTGCGTGGTGGGCGGCATCTTGGTCGTGTATGCCTTCGGAGTGCCGTGGCTGGCGTCCGTCACCAAGATGGGCTTGCCCAAGGCGGCGGTGGCGGTGGCGGTGTTCCTGCCGGGCGATCTCATCAAAGCCGTGATTGCGGCGTGGGTGGCGTCACGGGTGGAACGGGTCTGGCCGATGCTGGGCCGTTAG
- a CDS encoding energy-coupling factor transporter transmembrane component T family protein — MIEPLYVAGRSALHRLPAWLKLAALVAAGAGLFLLRDPRWLGAAFAAAALLVWSTGVSAAAVWRQVRGLLWVLLAVGVFTGVFQGWVEALAVVLRVGAMVGLALAVTLATRTSDLIAVCERALMPLERIGLVDAGKVALALALALRFVPEIWRNFHEIREAQAARGLGAHPVALIVPLIVLTLKRAQEVAEAIDARSL; from the coding sequence ATGATCGAACCGCTTTACGTTGCCGGCCGCTCGGCGCTCCACCGGCTCCCTGCCTGGCTGAAGCTTGCCGCGCTGGTGGCGGCGGGGGCGGGGCTGTTCTTGCTGCGCGACCCCCGTTGGCTGGGCGCGGCGTTCGCGGCGGCGGCCCTGCTGGTGTGGTCGACCGGCGTCTCGGCGGCTGCCGTCTGGCGCCAGGTGCGCGGGCTGTTGTGGGTGTTGCTGGCGGTGGGCGTGTTCACGGGCGTGTTTCAAGGCTGGGTCGAGGCCCTGGCGGTGGTGCTGCGCGTGGGGGCGATGGTGGGGTTGGCGCTGGCGGTGACGCTGGCGACCCGCACGTCGGACCTGATCGCCGTCTGCGAACGCGCCTTGATGCCGCTGGAGCGCATCGGGCTGGTTGACGCCGGCAAGGTGGCCCTGGCTCTGGCGCTGGCCTTGCGTTTCGTACCCGAAATCTGGCGCAACTTTCACGAGATCCGCGAAGCCCAGGCCGCGCGCGGCCTGGGGGCCCATCCAGTGGCGTTGATTGTGCCGCTGATCGTGCTGACCTTGAAGCGCGCCCAGGAAGTGGCGGAAGCCATCGATGCGCGTAGTCTCTGA
- a CDS encoding energy-coupling factor ABC transporter ATP-binding protein, which translates to MLIEFDQAVVTTPQAEVLRGVSVTLAERRIGIVGPNGAGKSTLARLVNGLVVPSAGSVRVDGLDTRHDLKAVRRRVGFVFQNPENQIVFPIVREDLAFGLKRLEPDKARRESRIDSQLNALGVGHLADRSSHTLSGGERQLVALAAVLVMEPALVVFDEPTTQLDLRNRNRVRHAIAALPHDAIVVSHDLELLEDFDRVLVVRDGTIAADDTPAAALRWYREHCA; encoded by the coding sequence ATGTTAATCGAGTTTGACCAGGCGGTAGTGACGACGCCCCAGGCGGAAGTGTTGCGCGGGGTGAGCGTAACCCTGGCCGAACGCCGCATCGGTATTGTCGGGCCCAACGGCGCGGGCAAGAGCACGCTGGCGCGCCTGGTCAATGGCCTGGTGGTGCCTTCGGCGGGCAGCGTGCGGGTGGACGGCCTGGATACCCGCCACGACTTGAAGGCCGTGCGCCGGCGTGTGGGCTTTGTATTCCAGAACCCTGAAAACCAGATCGTGTTTCCGATCGTGCGCGAAGATCTGGCGTTTGGCCTGAAGCGCCTGGAACCGGACAAGGCGCGGCGCGAATCACGCATCGACAGCCAATTGAACGCGCTGGGCGTGGGCCACCTGGCCGATCGCAGCAGCCACACGCTGTCGGGCGGCGAACGTCAACTGGTGGCGCTGGCGGCGGTGCTGGTCATGGAGCCGGCGCTGGTCGTCTTTGACGAACCGACCACGCAATTGGACCTGCGCAACCGCAACCGGGTCCGCCATGCCATCGCCGCGCTGCCCCACGACGCCATTGTCGTCAGCCACGATCTGGAATTACTGGAAGATTTTGACCGGGTGCTGGTGGTGCGCGACGGCACGATCGCCGCTGACGACACCCCCGCCGCGGCCTTGCGCTGGTACCGGGAACACTGCGCATGA
- the msrB gene encoding peptide-methionine (R)-S-oxide reductase MsrB has translation MEKVRKSDAEWRAQLSPEEYVVTRQKGTERAFTGRYWDTTTPGIYRCVGCGTALFASDTKFDAGCGWPSYFQALDPELVREERDTTHGMVRTEVLCNVCDSHLGHVFPDGPPPTGLRYCINSLSMTFEPIED, from the coding sequence ATGGAAAAAGTACGCAAATCCGACGCCGAATGGCGCGCACAACTTTCCCCCGAAGAATACGTGGTCACCCGTCAAAAAGGTACCGAGCGCGCATTCACCGGCCGTTACTGGGATACGACCACCCCGGGCATCTACCGTTGCGTCGGCTGTGGCACGGCGCTCTTCGCATCCGACACTAAATTCGACGCCGGCTGTGGCTGGCCCAGCTACTTCCAGGCGCTGGACCCCGAACTGGTGCGCGAAGAGCGCGACACAACCCACGGCATGGTCCGCACCGAAGTACTGTGCAACGTCTGCGATTCGCATCTGGGCCACGTCTTCCCCGACGGCCCGCCGCCCACCGGGCTGCGCTATTGCATCAATTCCCTGTCGATGACGTTTGAACCCATAGAAGACTGA
- a CDS encoding septation protein A — protein MKKFLFDLFPLFLFFIAYRYTDIFTATAVAMAAAVLQIVWLKVTGRPTEAMHWVNLTVILVFGGATIWLHSDVFIKWKPTVLYWLFGGALVIARLMFGRNLIRRLMEKQIQLPDAAWDKLNLIWAAFFVVAGALNLYVAFSGHFTESQWVSFKAFGLMGLMIVFVIGQSVWLGKHIQTDENAGSDTPPSKP, from the coding sequence ATGAAGAAGTTTCTGTTCGACCTGTTCCCGCTGTTCCTGTTCTTCATCGCCTATCGGTACACGGATATCTTCACCGCCACGGCCGTCGCAATGGCTGCGGCCGTGTTACAGATTGTTTGGTTGAAGGTAACCGGCCGCCCCACCGAAGCCATGCATTGGGTGAACCTGACCGTCATCCTGGTCTTCGGCGGCGCCACCATCTGGCTGCACAGCGATGTGTTCATCAAGTGGAAGCCCACGGTGCTGTACTGGCTGTTCGGCGGTGCGCTGGTGATCGCTCGCCTGATGTTCGGCCGCAACCTGATTCGCCGCCTGATGGAAAAGCAGATTCAACTGCCTGATGCAGCCTGGGACAAGCTCAACCTGATCTGGGCAGCGTTCTTCGTGGTGGCTGGCGCGCTGAACCTGTATGTGGCGTTCTCGGGCCATTTCACCGAGTCGCAATGGGTCAGCTTCAAGGCCTTTGGCCTGATGGGTCTGATGATCGTCTTCGTGATCGGGCAATCGGTCTGGCTGGGCAAGCACATCCAGACCGACGAAAACGCCGGCTCGGATACCCCGCCGAGCAAGCCCTGA
- a CDS encoding BolA family protein, with protein sequence MSETTDRITLIRERLAALDPVTLDILDDSHLHAGHEGSKNGAGHYRVHIVAPCFTGLSAVARHRLVYHHLQDLIPYPIHALALDAQAPK encoded by the coding sequence ATGTCAGAAACCACCGACCGCATCACCCTGATCCGGGAGCGCCTGGCCGCCCTGGATCCCGTAACACTGGACATCCTGGACGACTCGCATTTGCATGCCGGCCACGAAGGCAGTAAAAACGGCGCCGGCCACTATCGCGTGCACATCGTAGCGCCTTGCTTCACGGGGCTCTCCGCCGTAGCGCGACATAGGCTGGTGTATCATCATTTGCAAGATTTGATCCCCTATCCGATTCATGCGCTTGCGCTAGATGCCCAGGCTCCCAAATAG